The sequence below is a genomic window from Bremerella cremea.
TTGCTGTGGCCTGCCATACCTCTTCAGCGTCGTCCAATTTAGGCACAAGCGTGCGAATGTACCGCATCAGCGGACGCTCTGACTTCACGATTAGCTCTACGAAAGGGGGCGGATCGCTCCTTGTTTCACTAGGCTCAAGCATGCGCGAATCGTTACGTGGGAATAGGACTACATTGCGGTGGCTACTTCTATTCTACCGACCAAGCCCTAATTCCCCGTTTAAAACAAGGAAAACTCCCTTGAGAGGAATTTACACAGCAAAATACTTACAACGAGGGGGCGAGTTCCGTGGTTTTAGCAGCGCCGTGATAAATCGCCTAACCCTTGGCAGTGTTTCATGTTAGTGCTTGGACTGAAAAAGAATACACAGTCGGTGTGTGTTGTGTTTTGAGCGTGAGCCAATTCAGGGGGCTGCCTATCCGGGCAACCAATAGGAATCGCGTTTTGTACGCGTAAAGGTGCCGGGAATGAGCCTATTAAGGCTTATCGCGATTAAGACAATAAGTCATGTTCTAACTGGCAGATCTGATCCCCCAGGATGAAATGCTGAAAACTGCCTGAAATCGACAGGCTTCGTGGCTTTCGCATTTTCAGAGAGGTATGTTGACAAGTGAGACCGAGCGAAAACACGTCTAATCCCAGCCCCATGGTGACACTCGGTAGACAAACGGCATTTTCATCTTCCTTGTTCAGGTGCCCCATGAAAAACATTGGATACGGCTTACTGCTGACATTTGTCTTGACGGGCACTGCCTGGTCTCAAGAAGCAGAGCAGACTTCTCCCGCGAAACCCGCCAGTGAAGAAGTCGTGAGTGACGAGGTAGCACTGAATGAAGATGAAATTGCCATCTTCCAGGCGATCGACTCGTACACGGCAGCTTTCAATAAAGGCGATGCCCAAGCTTTGGCAGATCACTGGACCGACGACGGCGAATATGTTTCGCCAGACGGCAAGGTGCTCAAGGGTAAGGATGCTTTAGTCAAAGATTACCTCTCCTATTTTCAAGAGACGCCAGGTGCCAAGTTGGAAGTTCGCGACACCCACGTCAAGATGATCTCGCCACGCGTCGCCACGGAAACCGGCGTGGCCGTGGTGATGGTTGCGGATCAAGATCCGAGCGAGACAACCTATGAAGCAATTCACGTGAAAACCCCGGCTGGCTGGCGAATCGATAGCATCAAAGAAGTGGTTGCGCCACTGCCAGCTCCGACCCATTACCAGCAGCTTCAAGGTTTGGAATGGATGATCGGAACCTGGGTCGACAACGCCGAGGAAAATGCCTCGGTCGAGACAACTGGGCGTTGGACGACCAACCGAAACTTTCTGGTTCGCACCTTCCGCGTGTTTATTCAAGATCAAGTCGACTTCGAGGGAACTCAGGTCATTGGCTGGGACCCAAGCTTGGGTGTCATTCGATCATGGACTTTTGATTCCGATGGTGGTTTCGCCGCTGGTCGTTGGTCTCAAAGTGGCAATCGTTGGACTGTTCAATCATTAAGTATTCTGCCCGACGGACGGCAGGCTTCCTCGACCAATATTTATGACCTGATCGACGAGAACACGGTTGAGTTTCATTCCATCGGTCGACAAGTCGCAGGCGAGCTATTGCCGAATATCGAGACGCTAACCATCATTCGCTCGGAATAACGCCCTATCGCGATAGCCCCAACTCACAAAGGATTTATTCCCATGAAGATAAAACTGACGGCCGCGATGGCCGCTTTGTTAATCGGTGCTTGCTTCGCGACAGACGTATCGGCGCGAGGAGGCCGAGGCGGCGGTGGAAGAGGTGGTCACTTTAGCGGTGTTGATGGTTCGCGACCGACGATCAGTACGCATGTCCCTTCCATGAGTCGCCCCTCGCCAAGTACTCCTTCGTTTAGTCGACCAACGTTCGACGGGCAGTCGACTGGTCGCCCGGCGACAAACCGACCCACATTTAGTCGACCAGCGACAGGAGACACGCCGTCGTTCTCGCGTCCTTCTGCTGCTAGGCCGAATTTGGATCGGCCCATGCCACGGCGACCAAACATCAGCCAACCTGACTTGCAGCGGCCCAATACCAACCGACCTGGTTTTGATAAGCCAATTCGT
It includes:
- a CDS encoding YybH family protein; translation: MKNIGYGLLLTFVLTGTAWSQEAEQTSPAKPASEEVVSDEVALNEDEIAIFQAIDSYTAAFNKGDAQALADHWTDDGEYVSPDGKVLKGKDALVKDYLSYFQETPGAKLEVRDTHVKMISPRVATETGVAVVMVADQDPSETTYEAIHVKTPAGWRIDSIKEVVAPLPAPTHYQQLQGLEWMIGTWVDNAEENASVETTGRWTTNRNFLVRTFRVFIQDQVDFEGTQVIGWDPSLGVIRSWTFDSDGGFAAGRWSQSGNRWTVQSLSILPDGRQASSTNIYDLIDENTVEFHSIGRQVAGELLPNIETLTIIRSE